A stretch of the Flavobacterium aquiphilum genome encodes the following:
- the frr gene encoding ribosome recycling factor, with product MTEEIEFILDSTEESMTGSIEHLEKSFLNIRAGKASPAMLGSVFVDYYGSASPLSQVSKISTPDARTITLQPFEKSMLHPIEKAIMIANLGFNPMNNGDMIIISVPPLTEDRRRELAKQAKSEAEDAKIGVRNARKDANTDIKKLEKEGTSEDICKSAEEEVQNLTNSYIKKIDELLAVKEAEIMKV from the coding sequence ATGACTGAAGAAATTGAATTTATATTGGATAGTACAGAAGAATCTATGACAGGTTCTATCGAACATTTGGAAAAATCCTTTTTGAATATTCGTGCGGGAAAAGCCTCTCCGGCAATGTTGGGGAGTGTTTTCGTAGATTATTACGGGTCGGCGTCTCCGTTGTCCCAAGTTTCAAAAATCAGTACGCCAGATGCCAGAACCATTACGCTTCAACCTTTTGAAAAAAGTATGTTGCATCCTATAGAAAAAGCAATTATGATTGCCAATCTTGGTTTCAACCCAATGAACAATGGGGATATGATTATCATCAGCGTTCCGCCACTTACCGAGGATAGAAGACGTGAATTGGCAAAACAAGCAAAGTCTGAAGCCGAGGATGCCAAAATTGGTGTTCGAAATGCCCGTAAAGATGCCAATACCGATATCAAAAAATTAGAAAAAGAAGGAACTTCTGAAGACATTTGTAAAAGCGCCGAGGAAGAAGTACAAAACTTGACTAATTCCTATATCAAAAAAATCGACGAGCTTCTTGCTGTTAAAGAAGCCGAAATAATGAAAGTTTAA
- a CDS encoding DUF5686 family protein gives MKHFFLLFFFFTLSIQAQFQVNGIVKDASTQKGLAFATISANDGSNTISDVDGKFSITSKNKISFLTVSYVGYQQQSIAVESNQLYYKIFLQQKTNSLNEVKISNINPALAIIKKTILNKTKNNPQEKLKSFEFKAYNKLIVTANPDSIKGKIDSVFTINPFEKHFKKLDSTNYKFKQLISKQHLFQTEKVSQYQYDGDRLKETILGTRMSGFKQPVYEILSFNLQSFSIYDSKYELFETKYNSPIADDALTDYNFKLLDTVAINGRNAYMIHFKNKKKKKAAGLEGILYIDQDNYGIAKAIMRIKGILDISGTHEFQYIPEENLWFPSEKKFKIVKGTNDDDIKILGGTIQFDGDIEENLKKRKRVESDYIYVYSQTTNFDVTYNAPVIINKPIVAVELKDEAIDKPESFWEQYRQEKLDLRSQKTYLLVDSISVKKRIENRLNLGRKILSGYLPFNVWDFDLRKILSYNNYEGLRLGIGGTTNNAFSSKYRLEGYGAYGLRDYNFKYSFGAGARVDKFSNTWIGASYTDDLHENASTDYAVERRAFKIYDPRSINFSTFYRYENWRIALESKIIPNTESTLVFANTFVTPQFNYTYNLNGKSYTDYTMTTATVSVKWNPFSDYMQTPTGRIETEKRYPKFIFQFTQSIPNVLNNDFSFSKIDFKTEYLINYLDGQQTYLLFEAGKAFGDLPLPQLYGNSPNNLNKETIFQRITFAGKNSFETMFFNEFFSSEFMSFQFKHGFSRIFLFKKIKPAIDFVTRMAWGNMKNPENHVGLEYKTLNKGFFESGLEFNQIYNGFGLGSYYRYGPNHLPNFKDNIAIKLTFILDLGI, from the coding sequence ATGAAGCACTTTTTTTTATTGTTCTTCTTTTTTACGCTTTCGATCCAAGCGCAATTTCAAGTAAACGGAATTGTCAAAGACGCTTCGACCCAAAAAGGACTTGCATTTGCTACCATTTCTGCCAATGATGGCTCCAACACGATTTCAGACGTGGATGGAAAATTCAGTATTACTTCCAAAAACAAAATTTCGTTTTTAACCGTTTCTTATGTAGGTTACCAGCAACAATCTATTGCTGTGGAAAGCAATCAATTGTATTACAAAATATTTCTTCAGCAAAAAACAAACTCGCTCAACGAAGTAAAAATTTCTAATATCAATCCAGCCTTAGCCATAATAAAAAAAACCATTCTGAACAAAACAAAGAACAATCCGCAGGAAAAGCTCAAAAGTTTTGAATTTAAAGCCTACAACAAACTCATCGTTACAGCAAATCCGGATTCAATCAAAGGTAAAATTGACTCTGTTTTTACAATCAATCCATTTGAAAAACATTTCAAAAAATTGGATTCGACCAATTACAAATTCAAACAGCTTATTTCAAAACAGCATTTGTTCCAAACCGAAAAAGTATCACAATACCAATACGACGGAGACAGACTAAAGGAAACCATCTTAGGAACCAGAATGTCAGGATTCAAACAACCGGTTTACGAAATCCTTTCATTTAACCTTCAATCTTTTTCCATTTACGATTCCAAATACGAACTTTTTGAAACCAAATACAACAGCCCAATCGCCGATGACGCCTTAACTGATTACAACTTCAAACTTCTTGACACAGTGGCTATAAATGGCAGAAATGCTTATATGATTCATTTCAAAAACAAGAAAAAGAAAAAAGCTGCGGGCTTGGAAGGGATTCTGTACATCGATCAGGACAATTACGGAATCGCAAAAGCAATCATGCGAATCAAAGGCATACTGGACATTAGCGGAACTCACGAATTTCAATACATTCCAGAAGAAAATCTATGGTTTCCTTCAGAAAAAAAATTCAAAATCGTAAAAGGAACCAATGATGACGACATAAAAATATTGGGTGGAACGATTCAGTTCGATGGTGACATAGAAGAAAATCTAAAGAAACGAAAAAGAGTCGAATCGGATTATATATACGTATATTCCCAAACAACAAACTTTGACGTTACATATAACGCTCCTGTTATAATCAACAAACCAATTGTCGCTGTTGAACTCAAAGACGAAGCGATAGACAAACCTGAAAGCTTTTGGGAACAATACAGACAGGAGAAATTAGATCTCCGCAGCCAGAAAACTTATTTATTGGTTGACAGTATTTCGGTAAAAAAAAGAATCGAAAACAGGCTGAATCTCGGACGAAAAATCCTAAGCGGTTATTTGCCTTTCAATGTTTGGGATTTTGATTTGCGCAAAATACTCAGTTACAACAATTATGAAGGTCTTCGACTGGGTATTGGTGGAACCACTAATAATGCATTTTCCAGCAAATATAGACTAGAAGGATATGGTGCTTACGGATTGAGAGATTATAATTTCAAATACAGTTTTGGCGCTGGTGCCAGAGTCGATAAATTCTCCAACACTTGGATTGGTGCGAGTTATACTGATGATCTCCATGAAAATGCCAGCACCGATTATGCCGTCGAACGAAGAGCTTTCAAAATATACGATCCACGTTCCATCAACTTCAGTACTTTTTACCGCTATGAAAATTGGAGAATTGCATTGGAGTCCAAAATTATCCCAAATACAGAAAGCACTCTTGTATTTGCCAATACTTTTGTAACGCCTCAATTCAATTACACTTATAATCTAAATGGAAAGTCATACACAGACTACACCATGACTACGGCAACGGTTTCTGTAAAATGGAATCCGTTTAGTGATTATATGCAAACTCCTACGGGCAGAATTGAAACTGAAAAAAGGTATCCCAAATTCATATTTCAATTCACTCAATCCATTCCAAATGTCCTTAACAACGATTTCAGTTTTTCTAAAATTGACTTTAAAACGGAATATCTAATTAATTATTTGGATGGACAGCAAACATATTTACTGTTTGAAGCAGGTAAAGCTTTTGGAGATCTTCCACTCCCGCAATTATATGGAAATTCGCCAAACAACCTCAACAAAGAAACTATTTTCCAACGAATTACATTTGCCGGAAAAAACAGTTTTGAGACTATGTTTTTCAACGAATTTTTCTCTAGCGAATTCATGTCTTTTCAATTCAAACATGGTTTCAGCCGAATATTTCTTTTTAAAAAGATAAAACCCGCAATTGATTTTGTTACCCGAATGGCTTGGGGAAATATGAAAAACCCTGAAAATCATGTTGGTCTCGAATACAAGACCTTAAACAAAGGCTTTTTCGAATCAGGATTGGAATTCAACCAAATATATAACGGATTTGGACTTGGCAGCTATTATCGTTATGGACCAAACCACTTGCCTAACTTCAAAGACAATATTGCCATAAAACTCACTTTTATTCTTGATTTGGGGATCTAA
- a CDS encoding PAS domain S-box protein yields MDTNTNIGYKNISVYLNSTGKIVAFTAILYFLFAKLSQSIFISEINLPPFFPAIGFGTAIAIIFGRKAILGVAIGGFLFSISIFQNQLLNPISFHQFVIFLCICLLRSLIASLNTFLVFYFTQLWCKTKYPFNNSLHVLYFATSCLLGSVIASSVCIPFLSEGTFFSTDDLLLMWSNLIRANTLSIIVFAPFVLSWLHKEENNTKWSLLKKTEALILSVISITLSIYVFSSQTHNESILYLLLIWVAYRFGNRLITTTTLIIAIISIYFTSKKIGGFAFSDWNNDYFMLQLFLFVNMVSILFLKAILKEKENEETRLKISEQNLSLERNILKATIESTNGVSIFSLDTNLNYLSFNSVHENFMKNQHEASIKIGDNHIELISSEDKKKEFTSIYHNVLKGDNYTKEEKNTENIHSKIFKSPIRDKKNEIIGVTVIVTNITELKLKEIQLKKNNNSLNERIKELHCLFNITKILSNKILSKSEKLQACVQIIPSALQFPETAYSRIQFEGEEFLSDNYQKNDFQLTQKIIINGVEFGCIEMGYFNAEKLKMDTIFLEEEIQLLETLSDIISKALETKIAEEKLTKSEESYRILFENIQDVFFKTSIKTKEILDVSPSCSTFNGITREELIGQNMSSIYSNKDKAQLMFQQIMTEHKVVDYNSEITIKGKSFYVSINAKIIFDSNGEPEFAIGSLRDITKRKLAEKNLKLSEEKFRSIYENFEDIYFRTSMTGTILDVSPSFEKHFKKPCSEALGGTVYDFYYDEKDRELFISKLKDQKQVNDFDVRFKDNEGNIIFLSFNARIIYDENGNSMYIEGSMRNINDRIAIQKEVIAKKRQLEFQNIELEQFAYIASHDLQEPLITVMHCISLLQDELGEILDEDQKQYLEFILSSTSRMQMLIKGLLDYSKIGKERINETIDCNEIVSTVLSDMTVSLKESDAIVEYNDLPIIQGSPTEMRQLFQNMISNANKFQRKGQQPKIKIAATKESDNWLFSIQDNGIGIKEQDIDKAFIIFKRLNNRDEYKGTGIGLSHCKKIIEHHGGKIWVESKFNEGTTFKWTFPIKQSSN; encoded by the coding sequence ATGGATACAAATACAAATATTGGTTATAAAAATATTTCTGTCTATCTTAATTCGACAGGCAAAATTGTTGCTTTCACAGCAATTTTATATTTTCTATTTGCCAAATTATCCCAATCTATATTTATCAGCGAAATTAATTTGCCTCCTTTTTTTCCTGCAATAGGTTTTGGAACAGCCATCGCCATAATTTTTGGACGAAAAGCAATTCTTGGTGTGGCAATTGGAGGTTTTCTATTTTCAATAAGCATATTTCAAAATCAATTACTGAATCCTATAAGTTTTCATCAGTTTGTAATTTTCCTTTGTATTTGCCTTCTTAGGTCTTTAATAGCTTCTTTAAACACATTTCTAGTCTTTTATTTTACCCAATTGTGGTGTAAAACAAAATATCCGTTTAATAACAGTTTACATGTATTGTATTTTGCCACATCCTGTTTATTAGGGAGCGTGATCGCCTCTTCAGTATGCATTCCATTTCTTTCCGAAGGAACTTTTTTTTCTACTGATGACCTCTTATTAATGTGGAGTAATTTAATTAGAGCAAATACGTTGAGCATTATCGTATTTGCCCCTTTTGTATTATCATGGCTACACAAAGAAGAAAACAATACTAAATGGTCTCTTCTAAAAAAAACAGAAGCACTTATCCTGTCAGTAATTTCTATTACTCTTTCAATATATGTTTTCAGTTCACAGACGCATAATGAATCCATTCTCTATCTTTTATTGATATGGGTTGCATACCGATTTGGCAATAGACTTATCACCACAACAACTTTAATCATAGCAATTATTTCTATATACTTCACGAGCAAGAAAATAGGAGGTTTTGCTTTCAGCGACTGGAACAACGACTACTTTATGTTACAATTATTTTTATTTGTAAACATGGTATCTATCTTGTTTTTGAAAGCCATTTTGAAAGAAAAAGAAAACGAAGAAACTAGATTAAAAATAAGCGAACAAAATTTAAGCCTGGAGAGAAATATTCTCAAAGCGACTATCGAAAGTACAAATGGTGTCAGTATTTTTTCATTAGACACCAATTTAAACTATTTAAGCTTCAATTCGGTTCATGAAAATTTTATGAAAAACCAACATGAAGCTTCAATCAAAATTGGCGATAATCACATCGAGCTAATTTCATCAGAAGACAAAAAAAAAGAATTTACATCCATATATCATAATGTTTTAAAAGGAGACAATTATACAAAAGAGGAAAAAAATACTGAGAACATACATTCCAAAATTTTTAAATCACCAATAAGAGACAAAAAAAATGAGATTATTGGAGTAACTGTAATTGTTACCAATATCACCGAATTAAAATTAAAGGAGATTCAACTAAAGAAGAACAACAATTCACTTAATGAGCGTATTAAAGAGCTTCATTGCCTTTTTAACATTACCAAAATCCTAAGCAATAAAATACTCTCCAAATCAGAGAAATTACAAGCTTGTGTACAAATTATCCCTTCAGCACTTCAATTTCCCGAAACAGCCTATTCCCGAATCCAATTTGAGGGAGAAGAATTCTTATCCGACAATTACCAAAAAAATGATTTTCAGCTTACTCAAAAAATAATCATAAACGGTGTAGAATTCGGTTGCATAGAAATGGGCTATTTTAATGCAGAAAAATTGAAAATGGATACTATTTTTCTCGAAGAAGAAATCCAATTACTGGAAACCTTGTCTGATATTATTTCCAAAGCTCTGGAAACCAAAATAGCAGAGGAAAAGCTTACAAAAAGTGAAGAATCCTATCGGATTTTATTCGAAAATATTCAAGATGTCTTTTTCAAAACTTCAATAAAGACAAAAGAAATATTGGATGTAAGTCCATCCTGCAGCACCTTTAACGGAATAACAAGAGAAGAACTCATTGGTCAAAATATGTCCAGTATCTATTCAAACAAGGATAAGGCGCAATTGATGTTCCAACAAATAATGACAGAACACAAAGTAGTTGACTATAATAGCGAAATAACGATAAAAGGAAAATCATTTTATGTTTCAATCAATGCTAAAATCATTTTCGATTCAAATGGAGAACCCGAATTTGCGATAGGTTCACTACGGGATATTACCAAACGGAAATTAGCGGAAAAAAATCTAAAATTAAGTGAAGAAAAATTCCGATCCATCTACGAAAATTTTGAAGATATATATTTCAGAACCAGTATGACTGGGACAATTCTTGATGTTAGCCCTTCATTTGAAAAACATTTCAAAAAGCCTTGCTCAGAAGCCCTTGGAGGAACCGTTTATGATTTTTATTATGATGAAAAAGATAGAGAATTATTTATCAGCAAGTTAAAAGATCAAAAACAAGTCAACGATTTCGACGTACGCTTTAAAGACAACGAGGGTAACATTATCTTCCTCTCTTTTAACGCCCGCATTATATATGACGAAAATGGGAATTCGATGTATATTGAAGGATCCATGAGAAACATTAATGACCGTATTGCCATTCAAAAGGAAGTGATTGCCAAAAAACGACAACTGGAATTCCAAAACATAGAATTAGAACAATTTGCATATATCGCATCACACGATTTGCAAGAGCCATTAATCACAGTGATGCATTGCATTAGCCTCCTTCAAGATGAACTGGGCGAAATTTTAGACGAAGACCAAAAACAATACCTAGAATTTATCCTCAGTTCCACCTCACGTATGCAAATGTTAATCAAAGGATTATTAGATTACTCCAAAATTGGAAAGGAAAGAATAAACGAAACGATAGACTGCAATGAGATTGTTTCTACCGTTCTTTCAGATATGACTGTTAGCCTCAAGGAAAGCGATGCTATTGTTGAATATAATGACCTGCCTATTATTCAAGGCAGCCCAACCGAAATGAGACAATTGTTTCAAAATATGATTAGCAACGCCAATAAATTTCAAAGAAAAGGGCAACAACCAAAAATAAAAATTGCTGCTACAAAAGAAAGCGACAATTGGTTATTCTCTATTCAAGATAATGGAATAGGAATTAAGGAACAAGATATTGACAAGGCATTTATAATTTTTAAACGTTTGAATAACCGCGATGAATACAAAGGAACCGGAATAGGATTATCGCATTGCAAAAAAATCATAGAACATCACGGAGGAAAAATTTGGGTCGAATCTAAATTTAATGAAGGGACTACATTCAAATGGACTTTCCCGATTAAACAAAGTTCAAATTAA
- a CDS encoding response regulator — translation MKNRLNCILLADDDIATNFINKKIIEKANIIEHVHVALNGKEAIEYICNKGKFESDNNKYPKPEMILLDINMPVMDGWEFIETYQKLDNAYKQNIVIVMLSSSFNPADKVKAESYAEVAEFRQKPMSRESLLEIICTHFPEIVHEKAL, via the coding sequence ATGAAAAACAGACTAAACTGTATCTTATTGGCAGATGATGATATTGCTACCAATTTCATCAACAAAAAAATCATAGAAAAAGCCAATATAATCGAACACGTTCATGTTGCCTTAAACGGTAAGGAAGCCATTGAATACATTTGCAATAAGGGGAAATTTGAATCAGATAATAACAAATACCCTAAACCCGAAATGATATTATTGGATATCAACATGCCGGTTATGGATGGTTGGGAATTTATTGAAACCTATCAAAAATTAGATAATGCATACAAACAAAATATTGTAATTGTAATGCTTAGCAGTTCTTTTAATCCTGCTGACAAAGTAAAAGCTGAATCATATGCTGAAGTTGCAGAATTCAGGCAAAAACCTATGAGCAGGGAATCACTCCTTGAAATCATCTGTACCCATTTTCCTGAAATAGTTCATGAAAAAGCTTTATAA
- a CDS encoding DMT family transporter: MNWLMLIVAGFFEVGFATCLGKAKETTGMTSTLWTVGFFIALSISMGLLYKASQTLPIGTAYAVWTGIGAVGTVLVGIFLFKEPATFWRLFFLFTLISSIIGLKFVSAH; this comes from the coding sequence ATGAATTGGTTGATGCTTATTGTGGCAGGTTTTTTTGAAGTAGGTTTTGCTACTTGTTTGGGCAAAGCCAAAGAAACAACTGGCATGACTTCAACTTTATGGACGGTTGGGTTTTTTATAGCGCTTTCCATCAGTATGGGGTTGTTGTACAAAGCTTCCCAAACACTGCCGATAGGAACTGCTTATGCAGTTTGGACAGGAATTGGAGCTGTTGGAACTGTTCTCGTTGGTATTTTTTTATTCAAAGAACCAGCGACTTTTTGGAGACTTTTTTTCTTGTTTACTTTAATATCATCAATCATTGGGTTGAAATTTGTGTCGGCTCATTAA
- a CDS encoding cation:proton antiporter: MKKYRNTLFYLSVTGVFSTLIYWIIELGKKLEGNKEIIRPVTSVSSWEDFLASMVHNVQDPLAILLAQIIMIILVARLFGWFFKKIGQPSVIGEIIAGIALGPSLLGMYFPDFFHALFPDKSLENLKFLSQIGLILFMFVIGMELDVKVLKNRAKEAVVISHASIIIPFSLGIGLAYFVYNRFAPEGVTFLSFCLFMGIAMSITAFPVLARIVQERGMHKTKLGAIVITCAAADDITAWCILATVIAIVKAGTFESSMFTISLAAIYVLLMIYLVKPFLKRIGELYGSKESLSKPVVAIFFLLLIISSYATELIGIHALFGAFMMGAIMPDVAKFRTVFISKVEDVSVILLLPLFFVFTGLKTEIGLLNEPYLWKVTGFIILVAVVGKFFGSALAAKFVGQSWRNSFVIGALMNTRGLMELIVLNIGLALGVLTTEVFTMMVIMALVTTFMTGPALDLINYIFKTTDITDHEEEVNHNKYRILISFGNNEKGKSLLRLANSMVRKQKEACSITALHLSLSDEMHTFNMEDKEKSSFNPIMKEAVVLKQEITTIFKATIDIDTEIIDIANQGDYDLLLVGLGKSIFEGTLLGKVIGFTSRIINPERLLDKFTGKEGLFENSPFDERTRQIVTKVKMPLGVLIDKGLKEVNQVFVPIYGSEDSFLIDYAQKIIYNNNANITFLPVNSHVQSNFVIASALDSLKQKFPKNVNIDNESVLTDDFLIKQDLMIVSLESWKDLLNSRPFWLSGVPSVLIIKP; this comes from the coding sequence ATGAAGAAATACAGGAATACATTGTTTTATTTGAGTGTTACAGGCGTTTTTTCTACTTTAATATATTGGATTATTGAATTGGGTAAAAAACTGGAGGGGAATAAAGAGATTATTCGTCCAGTTACCAGTGTAAGTTCATGGGAAGATTTTCTCGCCTCAATGGTTCACAATGTGCAAGATCCTTTGGCTATATTATTGGCACAAATCATAATGATTATCCTTGTAGCCCGTCTTTTTGGTTGGTTTTTTAAGAAAATAGGGCAACCTTCGGTAATTGGTGAAATTATTGCCGGAATAGCTCTGGGACCTTCTTTGTTGGGAATGTATTTTCCGGATTTTTTCCATGCACTTTTTCCTGACAAATCTTTGGAAAACCTTAAGTTCTTAAGTCAGATAGGGTTGATCCTTTTTATGTTTGTAATTGGAATGGAGCTTGATGTCAAGGTTTTGAAAAACAGGGCAAAAGAAGCCGTTGTTATTAGTCATGCCAGTATTATTATTCCGTTTTCATTAGGAATTGGACTAGCTTACTTTGTTTATAACCGTTTCGCACCGGAAGGGGTTACATTTCTTTCTTTCTGTTTGTTTATGGGAATCGCGATGAGTATAACAGCTTTCCCGGTTTTGGCACGTATTGTTCAGGAAAGAGGAATGCATAAAACCAAATTGGGAGCTATTGTGATTACTTGCGCCGCTGCCGATGATATTACGGCTTGGTGTATTCTTGCGACAGTAATTGCCATTGTAAAAGCGGGAACTTTCGAAAGTTCGATGTTTACCATTTCGTTGGCTGCGATTTACGTTTTGTTAATGATATATTTAGTTAAGCCTTTCCTGAAGAGAATTGGGGAATTGTATGGAAGCAAGGAAAGTTTGAGCAAACCAGTGGTGGCTATTTTCTTTTTGCTATTGATTATTTCTTCTTATGCTACAGAATTGATTGGAATTCACGCTTTGTTTGGCGCTTTTATGATGGGTGCTATTATGCCGGATGTGGCTAAGTTTAGAACTGTTTTTATTTCCAAAGTAGAAGATGTTTCCGTTATATTGTTACTGCCATTGTTCTTTGTATTCACGGGATTGAAAACAGAGATTGGTTTGCTGAATGAACCATATTTGTGGAAGGTAACCGGTTTTATAATTCTTGTAGCGGTAGTAGGGAAATTTTTTGGAAGTGCTTTGGCGGCTAAATTTGTAGGTCAAAGTTGGAGAAACAGTTTTGTGATTGGAGCCTTGATGAACACTAGAGGCTTGATGGAATTGATTGTTTTGAATATCGGATTAGCTCTTGGAGTACTTACAACCGAAGTCTTTACAATGATGGTGATCATGGCTTTGGTGACAACTTTTATGACAGGACCGGCATTGGATTTAATTAATTATATCTTTAAAACCACTGATATTACAGATCACGAAGAAGAAGTTAACCACAATAAGTACCGAATTTTGATTTCTTTTGGGAACAATGAAAAGGGGAAATCTTTGTTGCGATTGGCTAATAGCATGGTAAGAAAGCAAAAAGAAGCTTGTTCTATTACAGCTTTGCATTTGTCTTTGAGTGATGAAATGCATACCTTCAATATGGAAGACAAAGAGAAAAGCAGCTTTAATCCGATAATGAAAGAGGCGGTTGTTTTAAAGCAGGAAATTACTACTATTTTTAAAGCGACAATTGATATCGATACCGAAATAATCGATATCGCTAATCAAGGTGATTATGATTTGTTGTTGGTTGGATTAGGAAAATCAATATTTGAAGGGACTTTATTGGGTAAAGTAATTGGGTTTACTTCACGAATAATCAATCCTGAAAGATTGTTAGATAAATTTACAGGTAAGGAAGGACTTTTTGAAAATTCACCTTTTGATGAAAGAACAAGACAAATTGTAACGAAAGTCAAAATGCCGTTGGGAGTTTTGATTGATAAAGGATTAAAAGAAGTGAATCAGGTTTTTGTCCCTATTTATGGTTCCGAGGATTCCTTTTTGATCGATTACGCCCAAAAAATAATTTACAACAACAATGCAAATATTACCTTTTTGCCTGTTAATAGTCATGTGCAGTCTAATTTTGTAATTGCAAGTGCTTTGGATTCCCTAAAACAAAAATTCCCTAAAAATGTTAATATAGATAATGAATCTGTTTTGACCGATGACTTTTTGATTAAACAGGATTTAATGATTGTTAGTCTGGAAAGTTGGAAAGATTTATTGAATTCGCGTCCTTTTTGGTTAAGCGGAGTTCCTTCGGTATTAATTATTAAACCGTAA